The Dethiosulfovibrio salsuginis DNA window CCTTCAGGTCTCGCTTGCCCGTGTTATTCACCCTCTTAGGGGTTATGGCGGCTATCAGAATAAAACTGAAGGCGAACCTAAAGGTCAGCAGCCACAGAGGGCCCATATACTTCAGAACCTCCTTGGTGGCGGCGAAAGACACCCCCCACAGAAGGGCACAGGTAAGTATCCCCAGATCCCCCAAAATCATCTTTTTCTTGTCGTAAATTCTCTCGTTCATATCCCCAGGCCTAAAGGCCCTCACACCCTTTCTTCCATTATGGAACCCTCCTGACGACTCTATCATATATTCGTCTCAAGTGGTCATTTTTGCTCTAACCCTCTTCATCGGTTATGGCTTATACTCGTCCTATAGTACCTATACCTTTTGTAAAGATGGAGGTTTGCTTATGAAGCGAATGATCTGGGCAGGTAAAAAAGTGGCCCTGGTGGTGCTTATCCTCGTCGTCGGAGGATACGGAGCTATGGAGGTCCTCAGGTCCAGGCTTGGGGAAAAGGAAGAGGAGCCCGAGGTAGTTCGTCCTGTCAGGGCGGAGGTGCTGGGACACAGGGACCAGGGATTTAAAGGCATATATCAGGGGACAACCCAGGCGTCCAAGAGGGTGGATTTGTCCTTTAGGGTATCCGGCCCTCTCGTGGAGTTTCCGGTTCGAAAGGGGCAACAGGTCAAGACGGGCGACCTTCTAGCCAAGGTGGACCCCAGGGACTTCAAAAACCACCTGGACAGCGCCAACAGCCAGCTAAAACAGCTTGAGGCAAAACTGTCGGAGATGAAGTCCGGCGCCAGGGCCGAGGACGTCTCCTCCGCTCAGGCCGCTGTAAACGCCGCTCAGGCCCAATTCTCCGAGGCCGAGGCCAACTACAAGAGGTTTAAGTCCCTTATGGAGCAGGGAGCGGTGTCCCAGGTTCAGTACGAACAGTATCGTACCGCCTACAACGTGGCCCGTTCGTCCCTCCAGTCCGCCCAGGGCAACCTCCAAAAGGCCCGTTCTGGAGCCAGAAAGGAAGAGCTTCAGCAGCAACAGGCGGCCATAGACGCCCAGAGATCGGTGGTGGAGGCGGCCCAGTCGGCTCTATCCGACACTGAGCTGAAGGCCCCCTTCGACGGGGTTGTGGCGGACACCTTCGCCGACAATCACCAATTCGTCCAGGCCAAACAGTCCATACTGAGCCTTCAGGATCTGAGCAACATAGAGATGGTCGTCCACGTTCCCGACGGAGACGTGGTTCGAATGAGGGAAAAAGAGGTGGACAATCTCACCATGACCGCGACGCTGGACTCCATACCAGGTCGGGCCTTCCCGGTCACGCTCAAGGAGTTCTCCACCCAGGCGGACCCTAAGACCCAGACCTACCAGGCCACTATGACCATGGCCTATCCCGAGGGCATGACGGTTCTACCGGGCATGGCGGTCACAGTCACCGTGGACGTAACCCCAAAGGCCATTTTAGAGCATAAAGAGGACGAAGGATTCTCCGTCCCCTCCGACGCCATCTTCTCCGACGGAGCGGCCACCTACCTATGGCTCTTTGTCGACGGGAGGGTCAAAAAGGTCCCGGTAGCCCTAGGGGAGCTTGAGGGAGATAGGATCTCCGTAAAAGGCGAGCTCTCCCCAGGAGAGATAGTCGTAACCGCAGGGGTAAACTTCCTACGGGAGGGACAGAAAGTCCGTCTCATGACGGATAACTAGAGGCTCGCCATGAACATAGCTCAGTTTTGTCTCAATAAAAAAGTAGTGGTCCTCTACCTGTCGGTGGTTATTGCCCTGGCCGGAATAGCCTCCTACTTCAAACTCGGAAAGCTTGAGGATCCCGACTTCACCATAAAGACCGCTGTGGTCTACACCGCCTACCCTGGGGCTACGGCGGAAGAGGTCGAGCAGGAAGTCTCGGACAAAATAGAGGAAGCCATCCAGAAGATGGGGGAGGTCAAAAGGGTAAAATCCCTCTCCAGAGCCGACGTGTCCATAATATACGTGGACATAAAGGACGAATACGTCGCCAAGGAACTTCCCCAGATATGGGACATCCTGAGGCGTAAGGTCAACGACGTCCAAAGCAGCCTGCCGCCTGGGGTCCAACCATCGGTGGTCAACGACGACTACGGCGACGTCTACGGCCAGTTCTTCGCCCTTGTGGGAGACGGCTACTCCTATCGGGAGCTCAAAGACCACGCCGACAAGCTCAAAAGAGAGCTTCTCCTTGTAAAGGGAGTCGCCAGCGTAGCCATAACCGGAGATCAGCCCGAGGGCATATACGTGGAGATATCCAGGGCCAGGGCGGCGTCTTTAGGCCTGTCCCCTAGCGATATTTACTCGGTGTTAAATCAGCAGAACGCCCTGTCTCCGGTGGCTAAGGTGGAGGTCGGAGACGACTATCTCAGGATAGACCCAACCGGAGCGATCAAATCGGTGGAGGAGATCGGCGACGTCATGATCGGGGGAGGTCCAGGCGGCGTCATAAGGCTTAAAGACGTGGCCACAATAGAGAGGCGATACGTCGACCCCCCGACCCTCCTAATGAGATACAACGGCCACCCAGCCCTGGGAATCGGTGTATCCACCGTAAACGGTGGTAACGTAGTCGACATGGGGCTGGCGGTGGACAAAAGGCTGAAAGAGCTGGTGGAGATAACCCCTGTAGGGATGGAGCTCGAACCTATCTACCTACAGGCCCAGGAGGTCACCAAGGCGGTAAACGGCTTCATCATCAACCTTGCCGAATCGCTGGTCATAGTCGTCGGAGTGCTGGTCGTCTTCATGGGAATGACGAGCGGCCTGCTTATAGGAGGCATACTCCTGCTGACCATCGCCGCCACCTTCGTCACCATGCTATTCGCTGGCATAACCATGCAGAGCGTCTCACTGGCCTCGCTGATCATAGCCCTAGGTATGTTGGTGGACAACGCAATAGTGGTCACAGAAGGGGTGCTCATAGGGGTCCAAAAGGGAGAGGGAGGGGCCAAAGCGGCGGTAAGAACCATCGCCGGAAACATATGGCCCCTCTTAGGAGCCACGATCATAGCCATAATGGCCTTCTCCGCCATAGGCCTCTCCCCTGACAGCACAGGGGAGTTCTGTAAAAGCCTCTTCCAGGTCGTCGGCATATCTCTCCTCTGGAGCTGGGTGCTGGCCATCACAGTGACCCCCCTCCTGGCGGTCATGGTGCTGAAGGACCCGGAAGGCGAGCCCGAAGATCCCTACAAGGGCAAGTTCTTTAAGGCCTACAGATCGGTCCTCCTCACCGCACTTAAAAACGCCAAACTGACTGCCGCAATAATGGCGGGATCGCTGGTTCTGGCGGTGTGGGGATTTCAGTTCGTCGATAAATCCTTCATGCCCCAGGACGCAGCTCCCAGGTTCACCGTAGACCTGTGGAGGGCATCGGGAGCGAGCATATACAGGACCTCCTCGGATATGGCTAAACTGGAAGCCTATCTCCTCAGCCGTCCCGACGTAGAGGCGGTTGCCTCCACCGTAGGAGGAGGAACCCTTCGGTTCACCTTAACCTACACCGCCGAGGACTCGGACCCAGCCTACGCCCAGGCGGTTGTAATACTCAAAGACTCCAACACCCTTATGGATGCCATGATAGGAGCGGAGGAGTTCGTCAGGGAAAACCTCCCTGGAGCCTCCGCCCAGGCCATTCGTTTCAGCAAAGGGGGAGGGAGCCAGGCCAAGGTCCAGGTCCGTTACCAGGGTCAAAACCCGGCGGTGCTTAGATCTTTAGGTGAACAGGCAATGGCGGTCCTCGCCTCGGACTACCAGTCTGGCTCCATAAGGACCGACTGGCAACAGATGGAAAAGGTCATACGGCCTATCGTAATGGAGAACCAAATGAGGAACTTCGGCCTATCAAGAGCGGAGATAAACCAGGCCCTCATGGTCAGCTACCAGGGCAGGCCGGTAGGGGTCTATAGGGAGGGAAACAGGCTGCTTAACATATACTCCCGCCTTCCAGATAGAGAAAGGGACGGAGTGGACAACCTGAGGACCGTCCAGGTATGGAGCCCCCTGACTGGCAAGATGGTTCCCCTGACCTCCCTGGTCTCCGGTGTCTCCACCGAGTTCGAGAACCCCATAATTCGCAGGCGAGACAGGGAGCGGACCCTCACGGTCATGGCGGACCCGGTCATAGGCGCTAACAGCACCGCCTATTTCGACAGGGTAAGGTCCAAAGTGGAGGCGATCCCCATCCCCCATGGCTACAAAATGGAATGGGGCGGAGAGTACGAAAGCAGCAAAGACGCCCAGGACGGCATAAAAAAGATGCTCCCCCTGAGCCTGGTGGTAATGCTATCCATCATAGTCATGCTCTTTAACTCCATGAAGCAGACCGCCATAATAGTCATATGTTTGCCTATGAACATAGTGGGGGTCACCGTGGGACTGCTGGTGTTTGGCAAATCCTTCAGCTTCATGGCCCTCCTCGGGGTGCTCAGCCTCATGGGGATGCTAATCAAAAACGCCATAGTCCTCATAGACCAGGTCAACCTCAACCAGGAGGCGGGGATGACTCCCTACGACGCGGTGGTCGACTCTGGTGTCAGCAGGCTAAGGCCCGTGGCCATGGCGGCGGGAACCACGGTGCTTGGGATGATCCCCCTTGTCACCGACGTCCTCTTCGGCTCCATGGCGGTGACCATAATGTGTGGCCTCACCTTCGCCACGGTGCTAACACTGGTGTTCGTGCCGGTTCTCTTCGTCCTGTTCTATGGGATAAAGGTGCCGGAGTAGTTTAGTTTGAGGCCAGGGCCGTCGGTGAATATACTCTGTGACTTAAGTCATGGCGTATATCTCGCAGACGGCTCTGGCCTTTTGTCTGATAAATGGTATTATAGAAGTGAGTGCCAATAGGCTGAGGGGCGTCTCTATGGGACGCTGGAGTGATGAAAGGAAGTGATGGGAGAAATGGCTAGTAGCTGGTTAAAAAGATGGGGCCTTCTGGCCCTTCTGGCGGTGGCTTCGGCCTTCCTGCTTGGAGGGTGCGACGTAGGAGGCAGCGACGATCCGGGACCGAAGCCCAAGCCTGTGACCTCCGGGCTGGTGACCGTATCGGGGCAGGTGAGCAACTCGGTGGGCAAGGAGATCAACGTGGCGGCGACAGGACGGGCCAGTGCCATGAGGGCTTCGAGCCTAAGTTCGGGGGCAGGCCTTGACGGAGTCTTGATTGTGGCCTCTATGAACGGCTGGGAGCTGGCAAGAACCACAACTACCGACGGAAATGGGTTCTACGGCTTCGACGTCCCCGTTCCTGAGGAGGGCGGCAGGCTGGTCCTTACCTTCAGCAAGAGTGGCAGGATAACCTATCAAAAGGCCATCAACGTTAAGCCCGGAGAGGTTCATCCCGTCCACGCGGTGCTCCTTGAGGTTACGTCCAAGCCTGTGAGCAAGGATCAAATTATCTCCACCGACCTCATAAGCATAAAAGCCCCAGGGACAGGTGAGATGACCCTGTTCGTCGGAGACCCGACCAGTTCCGACGGTGCGGCGGTTTTCCCAGGCGACTACATGGCCGCCAGGTCGAACAGCGACGACGTGCCCCTGGTGAGCATGGCCTTCTTCGAGGCCACCTTGACCAGCGGGGATACAAAGGTCGAAAAATTCGATCCGATCGAGGTGGCTTTGTTGCTTCCTCAGGATTATCAGAACGGGACTCTCATGAACCCCGATACAAACTCTCGCTACGTCTCGGGAGACTTCATCGAATGGTGGTCCTACGATAAAGACGATGCTAAATGGGTCCAGGAGGACGCGGTGAGCCCCGATCAGCCCGCTGATCCTCTGAGAAAGGCCTGGATTACCTCCGGTGATGTATCAAAAGGTCAGGATCCGGCAAAACTCTACGTTAACGCTATGGTAAACCACTTTAGCTGGTGGAACGCCGACTATCCTCAAGAATTTTCCTACTTCTGCGTTCAGGTAGTCGACGGCGACGGGAAGCCTTTAGTGGACGTACCGGTATTCTCCCAGGGAGTGACCTACAAAAACACATCCCAGCCCGTCAGGACCGACGAAAACGGCTGGGCCAGCGGAATAGTGGTCAAAAAGTC harbors:
- a CDS encoding efflux RND transporter periplasmic adaptor subunit, which produces MKRMIWAGKKVALVVLILVVGGYGAMEVLRSRLGEKEEEPEVVRPVRAEVLGHRDQGFKGIYQGTTQASKRVDLSFRVSGPLVEFPVRKGQQVKTGDLLAKVDPRDFKNHLDSANSQLKQLEAKLSEMKSGARAEDVSSAQAAVNAAQAQFSEAEANYKRFKSLMEQGAVSQVQYEQYRTAYNVARSSLQSAQGNLQKARSGARKEELQQQQAAIDAQRSVVEAAQSALSDTELKAPFDGVVADTFADNHQFVQAKQSILSLQDLSNIEMVVHVPDGDVVRMREKEVDNLTMTATLDSIPGRAFPVTLKEFSTQADPKTQTYQATMTMAYPEGMTVLPGMAVTVTVDVTPKAILEHKEDEGFSVPSDAIFSDGAATYLWLFVDGRVKKVPVALGELEGDRISVKGELSPGEIVVTAGVNFLREGQKVRLMTDN
- a CDS encoding efflux RND transporter permease subunit, whose product is MNIAQFCLNKKVVVLYLSVVIALAGIASYFKLGKLEDPDFTIKTAVVYTAYPGATAEEVEQEVSDKIEEAIQKMGEVKRVKSLSRADVSIIYVDIKDEYVAKELPQIWDILRRKVNDVQSSLPPGVQPSVVNDDYGDVYGQFFALVGDGYSYRELKDHADKLKRELLLVKGVASVAITGDQPEGIYVEISRARAASLGLSPSDIYSVLNQQNALSPVAKVEVGDDYLRIDPTGAIKSVEEIGDVMIGGGPGGVIRLKDVATIERRYVDPPTLLMRYNGHPALGIGVSTVNGGNVVDMGLAVDKRLKELVEITPVGMELEPIYLQAQEVTKAVNGFIINLAESLVIVVGVLVVFMGMTSGLLIGGILLLTIAATFVTMLFAGITMQSVSLASLIIALGMLVDNAIVVTEGVLIGVQKGEGGAKAAVRTIAGNIWPLLGATIIAIMAFSAIGLSPDSTGEFCKSLFQVVGISLLWSWVLAITVTPLLAVMVLKDPEGEPEDPYKGKFFKAYRSVLLTALKNAKLTAAIMAGSLVLAVWGFQFVDKSFMPQDAAPRFTVDLWRASGASIYRTSSDMAKLEAYLLSRPDVEAVASTVGGGTLRFTLTYTAEDSDPAYAQAVVILKDSNTLMDAMIGAEEFVRENLPGASAQAIRFSKGGGSQAKVQVRYQGQNPAVLRSLGEQAMAVLASDYQSGSIRTDWQQMEKVIRPIVMENQMRNFGLSRAEINQALMVSYQGRPVGVYREGNRLLNIYSRLPDRERDGVDNLRTVQVWSPLTGKMVPLTSLVSGVSTEFENPIIRRRDRERTLTVMADPVIGANSTAYFDRVRSKVEAIPIPHGYKMEWGGEYESSKDAQDGIKKMLPLSLVVMLSIIVMLFNSMKQTAIIVICLPMNIVGVTVGLLVFGKSFSFMALLGVLSLMGMLIKNAIVLIDQVNLNQEAGMTPYDAVVDSGVSRLRPVAMAAGTTVLGMIPLVTDVLFGSMAVTIMCGLTFATVLTLVFVPVLFVLFYGIKVPE